The genomic stretch CCGTCTTTGCATACTACTTTAattttgtacatgtacattgtcttTTTTATGTACTTTCATGCATATACATTAAGCACTCACTCTTTTgcatcattctctctctctctctctctcattctcttacTCACTCAACTGCATACACGCATGCAAACATGTTCATGAGTGAATATGCATGCTtgcatttgcacacacacacacacactactttctGTCAGTcttacacacacaatcataaacaaGGAAATAAAGTCTTGGAGTTTTCTGCAGAAGTGTTCCATTATCACAAACTGTTACTGCTTCAACAGCTACTCCTCATCAGTGGGTGCATTTCTCACAAGCAGCTAAATTTCATACATCCATAAAAATCATAACACTAGCCGTCATGTCAGAATGGTAGCTCAGCAGTGGTAAAGCACTGGAATTTTTATCCCcaggtcacaggttcgaatccatCATAGGACCGACATGGGTTTACTTTATGTGGTGACCGACTGCCATGACATGCAACAGACCTTGGACTGGCACGGTtggccccgtgatcgggaggtcgtgggttcaaaccccggccgggtcatacctaagactttaaaattggcaatctagtggctgctccgcctggcgtctggcattatggggttagtgctaggactggttggtccggtgtcagaataatgtgactgggtgagacatgaagcctgtgctgcgacttctgtcttgtgtgtggagcacgttatatgtcaaagcagcaccgccctgatatggcccttcgtggtcggctgggcgttaagcaaacaaacaaacaaacaaacagacctcggtcattctgccagaagtgcaggtggctgattacatctAAACACGCCCATACTTGGGTAGCGCCACTCTTTGTTGCTAgtttttcactgggaggaagcaaacATGAAATTTCCCAGCAAGAAATGAAAGAGAAATGAAAAAAGTCATTTACACAGGCTTCAAATCCCCCAAAAGAAGAGCTTTTCACAGTTTCAGTTTTTCTTTGAAACCAGAGCCAGGTTTCGAGGTGAAATGTGTTCATCAAAGATGGGCATGACGACAGCAGACAGGCCTTGTTCTGTCAGCCATTGCTGCCTGTCCCACAGGATTGTCGACTCCAACACTGGCTGTAGTATCACTTGCAGACactgaaaaaataaagaaaaattgtTGCAAAGAACTGATACAAATAGATGATTTTCGGAAATTAATCTCTCTGGATTTGCAAGCGCTGTAGAAGAGTTACACCCTGCTAACAAAACCTTCTTTAAACAGAAAACAAATAATCGACCAGTTAAACCCATGATCGCAGCAAATATCTGACTGATGTGTATGTTTTGCAGTGTACAATCGACATGATGCCTTTTTCTTTAGAAAATCTGCACATCAGAGCCACAATTCACTTATATCTGATGGCCTGCAGCGAGTTTTAAGCACGCGTGTCAGTTTCATAAACTGCCATGACCTCGACCTCAATCAAAACTCATGTGACCTCAGGCAAAAACCATCCAGGATAATATGCTGCATTGCCAAAACAAACTGTTCACTCGGATGTGTATACTTTTGGTAGCTTAGTTGGCAgaacactggacttgtgatcctagggtcatgGGTTGAAAACAGGCCGGGACGGgcacgggtcaactgtatgtgctGACTGAaagatggtatccatgtcccacgtCAACACTGTTGCAAgtaaaagacctcagtcattctgtcataagtgcaggtggctaattacacctaaacacgcacacaccttggtaatgcgactcttgttgctgctagctttccacagtgaagaagtgacccgaatttccccgCATTAGAATAATAAATGAAATTAAATGTCAGGAGATTGCCAAACAGACCACTTACTGTGTATGGTTCAATATGTTTAAAGTATGGTTCAAACTTCTTGTACAATGCCATCAGCATTTCACGTGTGCTCTTCTGCTCATCCACTGAAAAAGAACTTGATTACTGTAGTCATGGTTTATATCGctgtaaacaacaacaatcattACAGTGTAAAACTTGCTTATTCAAACTTTTCACTCAAGAAGGCAAACAAAAATGTTCTAATTATGAACACCTTGAATTAATTAATTACTAGGTCCACCAATCCATTATTCTATCCAACCCTCTATCAAATAAATTCAAGACCAAAAACATAAATTAACAAATTGAGGAAAACAGACAAGTGCacaggcggggatgtagctcggtcggtagcgcgctggatttgtatccagttggccgctgtcagcgtgagttcgtccccacgttcggcgagagatttatttctcagagtcaactttgtgtgcagactctcctcggtgtccgaacacccccgtgtgtacacgcaagcacaagaccaagtgcgcacgaaaaagatcctgtaattcatgtcagagttcggtgggttatagaaacacgaaaatacccagcatgcttcctccgaaaacggcgtatggctgcctaaatggtcatacacgtaaaattccactcgtgcaaaaaacacgagtgtacgtgggagtttcagcccacgaacgcagaagaagaagaagaagacaagtgcacacacatgtacgcatacacacatatcTTCCTTTTTCCACTCCTCTGCCAAACAGGACAGTACATGTAATTCtaagagaaaatgggaaaaaaaggTTTTCAAACAATGTATGGCCTACCATCACAGATATTGGCTGATGCAAGATAGGACTCCACAAAGTGATTAAAGTTGTTGTAATCCAAACGTCGCACGCTTTTTCTGTCCTGACCCGGCTGACGCCCCTCTCCTACAGCAGACAAATCAAATTTATAATTGTTACCAAAGTATAAACAAATATTCCACAACTGAAACAGATAGATTGCTAATGTTCAAAATCATGAATAATAAAACAAAGTATGGGTTAGTTTACGGAACCTTCATCATAGACAAACTAAAACATTCacaaaaatgttttgttttgtacatgATTAAACATTGGATAAACACAATAAATCCAATCAAAATAGCACAATATTCATTTAAGCTGACTTTTCAGGTATTTTGCACAAAATTGTTGCCTTTTCAAGAAATTCAATATtgtaacaaacaaaagaaacattCTTAAACCATCTCTCCCCTGAAATTGGAGTgtagctgcctgaatggcatTGAGGTGAAAACGGTCgtaaaggtaaaaaaaaataacacttgtgcaaaaaacacaagcGTATATAGGAACTTAAGCCCATAAAtgcagaaggagaagaagaaaatcatCTCTTCCTTTGCATAATAAGGCAGGGATGTCACTCTGTATTAAACAGGCAGTGATGGTAAAACGCCAAAACTTGTTTTAAAATGCCCCAAAACTTTGTCATTATTTTCGCAGAACTTTTTTTAGAGTGAGGGAAGTGGTGATGGATGCTAAGGACTgtcaaaactttaaaaaaaaactgccCAAAACTTGTATGGCAGTTTCAGTGAATTTACCCCCAAATAATGAATCCTGGCAAGTATAACACtaacagcagcagcagactcACCAAAGAAGAGTTCCAGTGTTGCTCTGTAGCCAACATGTCGAGCATGACTGTCATGATCAGCCTGTTTCTGTGAGGCCCATCTGGTTCTGAAACATCACAACATTGCTACTGTTCTAAGCTTGACGGAATATGCTCAATCATTGACACAATAGTTAAGACATTAATTACAGGCCCCATCTATTTATCTTTAAAATGGACAAAGATTCACAACAGATAAataaccccggccgggtcatacctaagactttaaaattggcaatctagtggctgctccgcctggcgtctggtattatggggttagtgcatgctaggactggttggtccggtgtcagaataatgtgactaggtgagacatgaagcctgtgctgcgacttctgtcttgtgtgtggcgcacgttaaatgtcaaagcagcaccgccctgatatcacccttcgtggtggactgggcattaagcaaacaaacaaacaaacaaacagataaataATAATCATGAAACACGAACGCCTTCTGTTTCggacttctttttttctctcccctttttgatgaaaagaaaaaacaagtcgcgtaaggcaaaattactacatttagtcaagctgtggaactcacagaatgaaattgaacgtagtccgccgctagtgcaaaaggcagtgaaagtgacgagcctgtttggcgcggtagcggttgcgctgtgcttcatagcacgctttactgtacctctcttcgttttaactttctgagcgtgtttttaatccaaacatatcatatctatatgtttttggaatcaggaaccgacaaggaataagatgaaagtgtttttaaattgatttcgaaaatttaattttgatcataatttttaattttttttaattttcagagcttgattttaatccaaatataacatatttatatgtttttggaatcagaaaatgatgaagaataagatgaacgtaaatttggatcgttttataaattttttttttttttacaattttcagatttttaatgaccaaagtcattgattaatttttaagccaccaagctgaaatgcaataccgaagtccggccttcgtcgaagattgcttggccaaaatttcaatcaatttgattaaaaaatgagggtgtgacagtgccgcctcaacttttacaaaaagccggatatgacgtcattaaagacatttatcgaaaaaatgaaaataatatccggggatatcatacccaggaactctcatgtaaaatttcataaagatcggtccagtagtttactctgaatcgctctacacacacacacgcacacacacacacacacacacacatacacacacacatacaccacgaccctcgtctcgattcctcctctatgttaaaacatttagtcataacttgactaaatgtaaaaaacaagggAGAAGATCTGTtgttaaagggagggagtcttgaaatgggggcaagtttacagacattatgaacacaaaatctggaaaactaaggtcttaaaagacccttgggtcgatatatttgtgattgtaacgtattgttttgtcaataaggGGGGAAGGGATGGGGGAAGGGATGGGAGTGGGGGAAGGGATGTGGTGGGGGATGCGGGTGGGGGATGGGATGTGGGTGGGGAAGGGATGGGAGTGGGGGAAGGGATGCGGGTGGGGAAGGGATGTGGGTGAGGGAAGGGATGTGGGCGGGAAAGGGATGCAGGTGGGGAAGGGATGGGAGTGGGGTAAGGGATGTGGGTGAGGGAAGGGATGTGGGtgggggaaggggtgggggaaGGGATGTGGGTGGGGGAAGGGATGTGGGTGGGGAGGAGgtaaaaagggggggttccacatTAAATTCAAATCTTTACTACCTTGTTTCCTGAGCAGCCAATCGCAAACTGCAAGGTGAAAGAAAAGTTGTGGGTGCTGGTATTGTTGCTGCGGGCTGTACTTGTGGTGGGAAAGATGGACAGGAAGGCGATGCTGGTTTCCTATCAGCACAGACTGTTTTGTAGGATTTCTTGGCTGCAGCGCTCATTGGAAAGTTGATGAACTGGTCACAATCTGAGAGCAAAACAGTGTCTGCATTACATTATTATTAGCAGCATTAGCAACACTCAAAAGCAGTGACAACTGTTTTGTATGCAGAcgcagacgggcgctgtggcgtagtggatacgacatcagcctcctaatcggaaggtcgtgagttcaaatcctggcCGCGGCCATCTGgcgggttaagggtggagatttttccaatctcccaggtcaacttatgtgcagacctgctagtgccttatcccccttcatgtgtacacgcaagcacaagaccaagtgcgcacggaaaagatcctgtcatccaggtcagagttcggtgggttatagaaacacgaaaatacccagcatgcttccctcaAAATCAGAGTATGCTGCctgagtaaaaacggtcataaacgTAAAAATCCATTCgtgcaaaaccatgagtgaacgtgggagtttcagccaatgaacaaagaagaagaagagtatgcAGACGCAGACCCtgacaaagaaaaagagagagacagacagacagacagacagacagacatgcacgcacactcacacacacacacattgaactGGTATTGATATCATACACACCAGAGTAAGTTATTCGCCACAATTGCGAATCTAAGCCGGGCAGCAGCGTGTTGTTGCTTCGACTTGCATGCCTCACTGTTTGGGGCATATCTCCGCCACAGTgcttgaaaatcctgacagtgTTATTTGCAGAAAATGTCAATTACCTGGCTGAAGTTTCATCTTGTGGTAGCAGCAGCTTACACAGCAGATGGCTCTTAGAAAATCCACCCGGTGATAAAGTCGCAGTATGGCAGGCGTCAAGTCACCACAGCAATGCAGGCCTATAAGGCAGACACTCAGGCCTTGAACATCCCTAGCTGGTACACTTCTCTTTTTGCCATCGCCATCATCTTTGTCCATCCTTGAAGAAAAGTTAGTACAGCCTGTTTCGTCTGTAGCCAGTACACTGCTGTTGTTTTTGCCATCACCACTATCTTCATCCATCCTTGAAGAATAGTTTGGAGAGCCTGGTGTGTCTCTAGCCTGCACACTACTTTTGTCGTTGCCAACGCCATCATCTTTGTTTGTTCTTGAAGAAAAGTTATGACAGCCTGTATCATCTGTAGTTTGTAAGTTGCTGTTGTTTATATTGTCTGTGTTTGAATACGAGGAGAAGCACAAGGAATGGGATGCATCTGGTGCTTGTGGATTGTTATCACTGATGCCACCTCTCTGCATCACGTCAGAGACATTATGAGATCTTGAGCCTGCCAGAATTTGGGAAGTATTATTGTCCTTAACTTTTGAAGACTGTTCAAAATTACATTCATCAGTTCTTTTTGTCTCCTCCTTGCCTGAATCTAATTTGAATGCAGATTTTGTCTTATTGTCATCTTCTGTTGAATTCCGATCAAAAGTATGTTCACCAGTTCTTGTTGCTTCCTCCTCACCTGAACCTAAGTTGACCGCAGATTTGGTCTCACTGTTGTCCCTAACTTCTGTTGATGTCTGTTTAAACTTAAGTTCACCAGTTCTTGTTGCTTCCTCCTCACCTGAACCTACGCTGGTTGCAGATCTGGTCTCACTGTTGTCCCTAACTTCTGTTGATGTCTGTTTAAACTTAAGTTCACCAGTTCTTGCTGTCTCCTCCTCACATGAACCTAAGCTGGTTGCAGATCTGGTCTCACCACACTCACAATTGACTCTGGAGCTTTGATAACACATCTTACAAGCACACGACTCCGCAGAGCCATGTTCTGTCCCCCCTGTCACGCCATGCTTTACCGAGTCACACTCACAACGCCTTCTATCACCGCCGGCCATTACTTTGTTCTCACAGCGAGTGGGCTCGCTGGTTTCCGGTTTGTTGGATAAAGGCTGACATGGTTGACCGACTCTTGTAGCATTGTCGGTGGTGACACTGCGGCTTGGTTGAAAAGACGGCGAATGCTCACATGGATGAAACGATGCAGCGATGTGGCGTACCGTGCTGCAGAACTCTTGAACGTTGTCTTCCTCGTCTGTGATCAGAAAAGGGATGCTCCTCACTCCTGAGCAGCTCAAACCTGGTTGAGATAAAAAGAATACAGTTAATCATCTGAATAAAGATGCATTCATTCAACATTTCAGACACAGATGCTCGTTGCTAATGTTTAAGTAAATCCCATCCTTAGCTCTGAACAGCAGACTTAAccagaacaaaatcaaacactttcctctctattgttaaaaaaaagtcaatACAAAAAGATCAATGAAGCTAATTTTGTTTATATCTTGATTGTTTTTGCGGCGAGCTCCAATCATCCATGACCATACTGGCATACAACACGCTTTAGCCTTAGCTTACTTTATCACATGTTGTGCTGTAAGATGCTACTTAATATTCATGAACCATGGGTACATTATTCACGCTTACCTTGCTTTGCTGCTCGTTTCTCTGCTCCCTCGCTGTGACCTGCACTGCTCTCCAGACCAATGACACGCAGGCCGTAGTTTTTGTGCAAGACTTGGCCTAGGTAACCCTGGTTCGGTGTAAGTAGAACATTTGGTTTAAAGGCAAATCAATCCTGTGTAAACAGTCTGGCTCACCATCGGAGGTCTGaacaggtttttttttgcatgggataagaccatctttccacttggtcacatatatATAGACCACAAAAATTAATAGCCTGGGTGCTCTAACTCTGTGCACCGAGGGAattgttttgatgaattaattttgtacaaGCTGATTGCTGGTGGCACTTTAAGAAATAaattcatcccccccccccccagaaaaaaaaaatccagctCACCACAGCGATTGCTGTTATTAACTATATGTGAAATGTTCAagaccatatatatataaaagaaaAGCTACTCGATCAGCTTACCAAACCAGACCCGACATCGACCACAACGTTGCATTCAGCCTCCACTGCCATCTGGTTCACAAGGGAAGCCATCCACTCCACCTCGTGCAGCTTCTTGGGTGACATGCCCTTGCTCAGATCTCTGCTCACTTTAGTGGGATGAGGAAGACCGTTTTTGGCATGTCGCCGATCATGGCTGAGCGCTGAGGATTTCTGTAGGAATGCCATCAGAGATTCTGGAACTGGACTGTTGGCAGGCTCTTTGGGTTGACTGTCGGCTTTGTGAAATGGCAAACAGTTCAGCTCTTCCAATGTCATTGCAGAGAAGAGTTCATTCCACTGCAAAACACCGGATcaaacatgtatatatatatataatttcattaatctaaacaacgaagtgactgtggtaagatgaacaaagttagaaaacaaaggaatactgtactcaccaatacaagaacgggacaagacggtacgaattttcgcttatggaagcttcatcaggaaaaacaagaacacaaaagacaacaaaaagcagacgcaacacggaacgaacaaggtttgaaagaaaatggaggggaaacacgcaaaaaagggaaggaactctaggaacggaaatgaatgaaaggggagagaagtggttggatgatgtcatgggcacaggcatactagactaaaagtgatacacattcataaaagggggggggggggggtggggacagaggaaataaataaataaataaaaaaaaaataaaaaaaaaaattaataaaaataaataaaaaataaataaataaaaaataaaataaaatttaaaaaaataaataaaaaaaaagacaaaagaaaaggggggaaggggggaaacaaacgtacgcacgcacacgcacacatacacacacacaaccaaacacatgaaatcacacataaacacacacacacattcacacacaaacacacacacacacacgtactgtaaatccacagtatgtttggggaatacaagtacatcacattttcgcattcaaGCCGTCAGGTGTGGATGTGCCCAGGAATAATATAAAATCGGActctacttgttttctgtctgtggaggtggtgtacatttgccagacacctttcacacgtgcatccagggaggtgtggttgctgctgttgaaatgTTGGGCAACAGACCTACAGCGGCGATGCCGAATATCTGCCAGATGTTCGGTGAAGCGGGTAGAGAGGGTTCTTTCGGTCTCACCAATGTAGAGTACTTTGGTGCATTTGAGACAGGATATGGCATAGATGAGATTGCGGCtagttgtcttttgtgttcttgtttttcctgatgaagcttccataagcaaAAATTCATACCGTCTTgtcccgttcttgtattggtgagtacagtattcctttgttttctAACTATAATTTCATTATTAAAATGAAAGCAAACCCAAAAAATGGACTGCTttgccaaacaaaacaaaaaacaaaactgactgCAATGTGAGAGCATGTAGGTCAGACTAAGTGATGCTAATTAAACATTAGCTAATTGATGAGATGACCCTCACATCACAACAACAAACTTAGCGCAATTTCATGTTTTTGAGTTCGATATCGAAGCTAGATATTAGTTCTGTAACTAAATTAAGCAGAAAACTAAAAATAGATTGTTACACCAGCATTACAGTGACTTACATCATCAGGTATTTTTTCCCAGACTCTGCTTTCAAGGAATTTGGTCAGGTGCAAGTCATGCACCCATTTGTACTGGAGTAAAAAGTTGAAAATATGTTTGAAGTCTCTGTCATCAAATGTGGCCATATCAAAGGCTTCCATAATTACTCAGATCGATCTGCtgcaaaagacaacaacaaaatcacattaaaaataaaaacacccacacgtacacgcacacactaagtATATACAGGTCCATGCTAAGATTAGTCAATATTTAACGTGCAGTAACTGAATCTACAActgaactgtcgtctgctactcaGCTCGCGACAACGAAAGTACAACAAAAAGTAAGCGTCTAATCAATCTGAGCTGCCAAACCTGTGTGCATCAACCAAATTAAAATATTGAATGAGTGTGGATTGGTTACAAGATGTTCAATGATTGAGTTACCCCAATATTTCTCCCTAGATATGGACAGAGGCAACCTCTTCCTGGGCGCAGACATGTTGGTTTCATTTTTACCTTAGTTGCAAAGCCCTCACAAAGAAAAATACTTGTACGCCATAAAagtttgagaaaaaaacaatatactTGTTGCAATTCTTCTATAATAATAAATGACAACTGTTTACGAATTTTCTTTAGTCAACATCACGAATCAGACGAACAAACGATGATTCTAGCTAACTGACCGGAAGTGCTTGCGGGAACGGGGTACACACTTTGCGTACTTTCGCACTGAAGATCAATGGTTGCAAATGGACGGACGAACGAGTGGTGGAAACAGTAGACAACTTGTTTCGTTGGATATTTGTACCACGGACACATCCGTTAGCGCCCAGTATTATCGAGCTGGTGATATCTTTTTCGGATAACCGACAGACTATCCCTACTGGAGGTCGGAGGCCAATTATGTAAGTTATGCGCAGTTTAGTAAGTAAACTTGACAGCGGCAGAACAAGTCTAGAAGTAGAATCCCAACTTGTCCGGTAATCTCGTGTAGATCTGATAAGATTACAAGACCGATCGTCGACCTGTCATGTTTCCAAGTCAGATCACTGTCGGTTAGGGCCAGACCTCTCTTTGTTGGGGCCGAGGTGGAACTTGTTTGTTGTACACTACACGCATTCAACTAAGTTCAACAGAAAACCGGGTCAAGCCTTGGACTTGGACTTTGACTTGGAGATCTTGCTTCATCATGATTCATTCTGAGCTAGTTCTTACTATAATAGTGGAATAGTGCAAAAACTCTGTGGTACTGTGTTATCTATTTCAGAGCTAGGTAAGAACCAGGAGCAGGGGCTATTTTGTTCTGTATACATCTGTTCCCTTGTCTTTTCAATCAATAGGACTAGAGGCTTATAAaatatatcgcgcatattccgtgggtacagttctaggcgctctgcaatgatgccgtgtgagatgaaattttatacggccagtagattgcagccatttcggcgcatatttacctttcacggcctattattcccagtcacacgggtataggtagacaattattaactacagggtgcctaagcaattttgccaggaaagaccctttttcaatcgtgggatctttaacgtgcacaccccaatgtagtgtacacggggggtgttcggacaccgaagagagtctgcacacaaagttgacactgagaaataaatttccgccgaacgtgggtttgaactcgctgacagcggccaactgaatacaaatccagcgcgctaccaactgagctatatccccgtctTTTGTGTCAAACACCCTGGACAGTGGATCTCTTTGTAAAGTATGTGGACCAGAAAGAATGCTAAAAGTCAAGTGTTCCGGTTATAGTATTGTGTATGTTATTTCTGTGGGCACTGCTGCAGTTTTTAAGGTAATGGCCAGGTTGATTTGATGGGTATGTAGATCTGCATACATGTTTACCATTCTGTTTGGGCCAGAATTATTTATTAGACTGAGATTCAGGCTCCAAATTTTGCTGTTCCGGTCAGCTTGTGAATATTCCAGtgattaaggggggggggggggggggtaaacagCTGTGGGTGTGTGACTTTCTGGAATTGAAAATAACATCACATAGGGAAGCAAGTGTTGAAAATACAGAACAATAGTCAGTGATAGTCACAGATACTGCAAACTCCTCTTTGAGACTGAAACCTTTTCAGCATCTGAGTAGCTCTCGCGAGATATCTGCAAGAcatgctctttgttatgcttcaAAGGTCACGAGAAGGATGGTCTTCAGCCTTTGAAGCTCTCGCGGGATCG from Littorina saxatilis isolate snail1 linkage group LG16, US_GU_Lsax_2.0, whole genome shotgun sequence encodes the following:
- the LOC138950911 gene encoding uncharacterized protein isoform X1; this encodes MEAFDMATFDDRDFKHIFNFLLQYKWVHDLHLTKFLESRVWEKIPDDWNELFSAMTLEELNCLPFHKADSQPKEPANSPVPESLMAFLQKSSALSHDRRHAKNGLPHPTKVSRDLSKGMSPKKLHEVEWMASLVNQMAVEAECNVVVDVGSGLGYLGQVLHKNYGLRVIGLESSAGHSEGAEKRAAKQGLSCSGVRSIPFLITDEEDNVQEFCSTVRHIAASFHPCEHSPSFQPSRSVTTDNATRVGQPCQPLSNKPETSEPTRCENKVMAGGDRRRCECDSVKHGVTGGTEHGSAESCACKMCYQSSRVNCECGETRSATSLGSCEEETARTGELKFKQTSTEVRDNSETRSATSVGSGEEEATRTGELKFKQTSTEVRDNSETKSAVNLGSGEEEATRTGEHTFDRNSTEDDNKTKSAFKLDSGKEETKRTDECNFEQSSKVKDNNTSQILAGSRSHNVSDVMQRGGISDNNPQAPDASHSLCFSSYSNTDNINNSNLQTTDDTGCHNFSSRTNKDDGVGNDKSSVQARDTPGSPNYSSRMDEDSGDGKNNSSVLATDETGCTNFSSRMDKDDGDGKKRSVPARDVQGLSVCLIGLHCCGDLTPAILRLYHRVDFLRAICCVSCCYHKMKLQPDCDQFINFPMSAAAKKSYKTVCADRKPASPSCPSFPPQVQPAATIPAPTTFLSPCSLRLAAQETRTRWASQKQADHDSHARHVGYRATLELFFGEGRQPGQDRKSVRRLDYNNFNHFVESYLASANICDVDEQKSTREMLMALYKKFEPYFKHIEPYTCLQVILQPVLESTILWDRQQWLTEQGLSAVVMPIFDEHISPRNLALVSKKN
- the LOC138950911 gene encoding uncharacterized protein isoform X2, whose amino-acid sequence is MEAFDMATFDDRDFKHIFNFLLQYKWVHDLHLTKFLESRVWEKIPDDWNELFSAMTLEELNCLPFHKADSQPKEPANSPVPESLMAFLQKSSALSHDRRHAKNGLPHPTKVSRDLSKGMSPKKLHEVEWMASLVNQMAVEAECNVVVDVGSGLGYLGQVLHKNYGLRVIGLESSAGHSEGAEKRAAKQGLSCSGVRSIPFLITDEEDNVQEFCSTVRHIAASFHPCEHSPSFQPSRSVTTDNATRVGQPCQPLSNKPETSEPTRCENKVMAGGDRRRCECDSVKHGVTGGTEHGSAESCACKMCYQSSRVNCECGETRSATSLGSCEEETARTGELKFKQTSTEVRDNSETRSATSVGSGEEEATRTGELKFKQTSTEVRDNSETKSAVNLGSGEEEATRTGEHTFDRNSTEDDNKTKSAFKLDSGKEETKRTDECNFEQSSKVKDNNTSQILAGSRSHNVSDVMQRGGISDNNPQAPDASHSLCFSSYSNTDNINNSNLQTTDDTGCHNFSSRTNKDDGVGNDKSSVQARDTPGSPNYSSRMDEDSGDGKNNSSVLATDETGCTNFSSRMDKDDGDGKKRSVPARDVQGLSVCLIGLHCCGDLTPAILRLYHRVDFLRAICCVSCCYHKMKLQPDCDQFINFPMSAAAKKSYKTVCADRKPASPSCPSFPPQVQPAATIPAPTTFLSPCSLRLAAQETRTRWASQKQADHDSHARHVGYRATLELFFGEGRQPGQDRKSVRRLDYNNFNHFVESYLASANICDVSASDTTASVGVDNPVGQAAMADRTRPVCCRHAHL